AGAAAGTGCTGGCCGGTCCGCGCCAGGTCGGTGACTTTGACATGGCCAGCAAGGGTACCACAGTGGTACTCAGCAGTCAGCCACAACAGCCCACCGAGGTGTTTGCGCTCGACAAAAAGGGCGGCCTGCTGCCCTTGTCCAAGCAGAATGACGCCTGGCTCAAAGGTGTGTCGTTAGGGGCGGTGGAGCCGATGCAGGCCAAAAGCAAGGATGGTACGCTAGTGAGCGGCTTCACGGTGAAGCCGGTGGGCTACCAGGCCGGGCGCAAGTACCCGACCATCTTGCGCATTCACGGCGGGCCGGTGTCGCAGTTCGGCTACGGCTTTGCCTTTGAGTGGCAGTACTTTGCGGCCAACGGCTACGCCGTGGTGGTAGCCAACCCGCGCGGCAGCTCGGGCCGGGGCCTGGAGTACAGCAAGGCCATCTATGCCGACTGGGGCAACAAAGACACCGACGACGTGCTGGCCGTGGTAGACTACGCCGTGGCCCAGGGCCTAGCCGACCCCGACCGCCTCGGCGTGGGCGGCTGGAGCTACGGCGGCATCATGACCGACCAGGTTATTGCCCGCGACCAGCGCTTCAAGGCGGCCGTGAGCGGCGCCAGCATCGCCAACGTGCTGGCCGGCTACGGCACCGACCAGTACATCCGCGACTATGAAACCGAGCTGGGCACGCCCTGGAAAAACCCCGACGTGTACATGCGCGTGTCGTACCCCTTCTTCCACGCCGATAAAATCAAGACACCCACGCTCTTCGTGTGCGGCGAAAAGGATTTCAACGTGCCCCTGCTCAATACCGAGCAGATGTACCAGGCGCTCAAGAGCCTCAACGTGCCCACGCAGCTGGTTATCTACCCCGGCCAGTTTCACGGCGTCACGACCCCTAGCTACGTGAAGGACCGCTACGTGCGCTACCTGGGCTGGTACAATAAGTACTTGATGCCCAAGGGTTCGGCGATGGGCAGCACGGCGGGCGGGCAGTAGAGCCAGCCGATGAGCTTCTTTGAATTAAACCAGCCAAACCCGTCTGTCATTGCGAACAAAGCGAAGCAATGACAGACGGGTTTGGCTGGCTACTTGCCCGCCGAAACTTCGTTGGCTAGCCCGCTTGTTGCCGAAAAGCCACTACGTAACTTTGAAGCTATGGACCTGATTGTAACCGTGCCCGACGACCGGGTTGCTTTCGTGAAAAAGCTCCTGCGCGAGCTGAACCTGGCCGTAAAGCCGGCCTCCAAGGCCAAGCCATCGCCCGCGCAGTCTAAAAAATACACGCCCGAGCAGCAGGAGTGGATTGATGATTTCCGCGAGGCGCTCCACGAAGTGGAGCTGCATCAGCAGGGCAAAATTCAACTGCAGGACGCCCGCGATTTTCTAAATGAGCTTTAGGATAGTCATTACCGATAGCTTCCGTCGGCCCGGTAAGCGGCTGCGTAAGAAATACGCGACGTTTAAGGCTGATTTTGCCGCGTTGCTGGACGAATTGGAGCAAGAGCCGCAAGCCGGCGAGCCGCTAGGCCGCGACTGCTACAAAGTGCGCATGAGTATCACCGCCAAAAACAAAGGCAAAAGCGGCGGTACTAGGCTAATAACCTGCGTGAAAGTCGTCGGCGAAACGGTGTACTTGCTCACGATTTACGACAAGTCGGCGCAGGAGTCCATCTCCGACAGTGAGCGCGACGAGTTGCTGCGCGAAAACGGATTATTGTAAAAGGGAAAGCCCTGCGGCGCCTGCTGCGGGGCTTTCCCTTTTATAAAAAAATTAGCACGTCATGCTGAGCTTGCCGAAGCATCTCTACCGCGCCGCTAGGGTCAACTAACCCAACGACCGCGGTAGAGATGCTTCGACAAGCTCAGCATGACGTTCTCTATTGAGGCCGCTAGCCCTACACCACTACGTTCACCATGCGGCCGGGCACTACCACCACTTTTTTGGCCGCTTTCCCGTCGCCGAAGCGGGCTAGGAAATCCGATTCCAGAATCGCGGTTTCGATTTCGGCGGCCGTGGCGGTGGTGGCAAACTGGCGCTGCTCGCGCACCTTGCCATTGATGGCCACGGGGTAGGTCACGTTGGCTTCGACCAAATACTCCTCGCGGAACTCGGGGTACTGGGCGTAGCTGATGCTGCCGGGGTAGTGGCCGAGCTCTTCCCACAGCTCTTCGGCCAGGTGGGGGGCGAAGGGCGAGAGCAGCACCACGAGCGGCTCCAGGATGGCGCGCTTGCGGGTGCCGAGGGCGGTGAGCTCGTTCACGGCAATCATGAAGGTGCTCACGCTGGTGTTGAAGCTGAACTTTTCAATATCCTGCGCCACCTTCTGGATGACGCGGTGCAGGGCCTTCAGCTCGGCGGGGCTAGCGGGCTCGTCGGTCACGGCCAGCGCGCCGTCTTCGGGGTGGAAGAGGCGCCAGAACTTCTTGAGGAACGTGCCTACGCCGGTGATGCCGTTGGTATTCCAGGGCTTGAACTGCTCCAGCGGGCCGAGGAACATTTCGTAGAGGCGCAGGGCGTCCGCGCCGTATTTGTCAATCAACACGTCGGGATTTACGACGTTGTATTTTGACTTCGACATTTTCTCGACTTCCCAGCCACAGACATAATCACCGTTATCCTCTAAGAGAAATTCTGCATCAGCATATTCACTGCGTGATTCGCGAAATAACTCTCTATCAAGAATGTCATTCTCAACGATGTTAACATCAACATTGATTGGAGTGAATCTTACAAAAGGCTCGCCATCCTCACCATACATTGGATTAATAGAAATGCCTGTATCAATTCCTTCCTCTTTTAATTTGTTGCGAGTTTTATTTGCAAGGTCTAAAAGCAATTGATGCAGTTTTACAACAGCAGGATTGTTATTGTCCTTAATTGGTTTTGAGAGCTGTTCGTAAAAGCTTTTTGTAACGAAAATAGGCTGGTAAAGCTTAATATTTTCGGTATCAAAGGGCTTTCCGAAAGAAGACCAACTAGCATTCAACCGGTACACAAAATTCGAACGGCCCAGAATCATCCCCTGATTTATCAGCTTCTGGAACGGCTCATTAGCCGTCACTAGGCCCAGGTCCTTCAAGAACAGGTACCAGAAGCGGGAGTAGAGCAGGTGGCCGGTGGCGTGCTCGGCGCCGCCCATGTAGAGGTCTACCTGGCCCCAGTATTTTTCGGCTTCCTCGCCCACGAAGCGGTCGGCGTTGTGCGGGTCCATGTAGCGGAGGTAGTACCAGCTGGAGCCGGCCCAGCCGGGCATGGTGCTCAGCTCGAACTCGTACTGACCCTTGTACTTCCAGTCTTTGGCGCGGCCTAGCGGGGGCTCGCCGGTTTCGGTGGGCTTGTACTCGTCGATTTCGGGGAGCACGAGCGGCAGGTCTGCCTCGGCCACGCCGTAGGCGGTGCCGTCTTTATAGTAAATCGGGATGGGCTCGCCCCAGTAGCGCTGGCGGCCAAAAATGGCGTCGCGCAGGCGGAAATTCACCTTGCCCTTGCCCAGGCCCTTTTCTTCGAGGTAGGCGATGAGGGTGGCGGTGGCTTCCTTATAGCCCAGGCCGTTCACAATGCCCGAGTTGATGTAGCGGCCTTCCTTGGTGGGGTCGGCCTGCTGGTCGAGGTCCTTTTGGGCGTCCGAAATGGCCGGGATGGGCAGGTCGAAGTGCTTGGCGAAGAGGTAGTCGCGCTGGTCGCCGCTGGGCACGGCCATTACGGCGCCGGTGCCGTAGCCGGCCAGCACGTAGTCGGCCAGCCAGATGGGCACGGGCGTGCCATCGACGGGATTAGCGGCGTAGGCGCCGGTGAACACGCCCGACACGGTTTTCACGTCGCTCATGCGGTCGCGCTCTGAGCGGCGCTTGGTGGCGGCGATGTACTCATCCACGGCCGCGCGCTGGGCGGGCGTGGTGAGCGTATCGACCAGCTCGTGCTCGGGGGCTAGCACCAGGAAGGTAGCGCCGTAGATGGTATCGACGCGGGTCGTATACACTTTAATAACAGTGCCTTCGTGGCCCTGCACCGGGAAGCTCACCTCGGCCCCGATGCTCTTGCCAATCCAGTTGCGCTGCATCTCCTTCACGGCGTCGGGCCAGTCGAGGGTGTCGAGGCCTTGCAGCAGGCGGTCGGCGTAGGCCGTGATGCGCAGGTTCCACTGCGGCATGAGGCGGCGCTCCACGGGGTAGCCGCCGCGCTCCGAAAGGCCGTCCTTCACCTCGTCGTTGCTGAGCACAGTGCCTAGCGCGGCGCACCAGTTCACATAAGTATCTTGCTGATAGGCTAGCCGGTAGGGGAGGATGGCGGCGAGCTTCTGCTTTTCGGTAAAGCTCTGCCACTGGCCGGCCGTGAAGTCGTGGCGGTCGGCGTCCTCGCCTGCGGCGCGGATGCCGGCGCTTCCGCTCTCGGCAAACTTGGCCATGAGCGCGCTCACGGGCTCGGCGCGGTCGGTGTCGAGGTTGTACCAGCTATTGAACAGCTTGAGGAAAATCCACTGCGTCCACTTGTAGTAGCTTGGGTCGGAGGTGCGTACCTCGCGCTCCCAGTCGTAGCTAAAGCCCAGCTGCTGGAGCTGCCGGATGTAGGTTTCGATGTTCTGCTCGGTGGTCACGGCCGGGTGCTGGCCGGTCTGGATGGCATACTGCTCGGCGGGCAGGCCAAACGAGTCGAAGCCCATGGGGTGCAGCACGTTGCGGCCTTGCAGGCGCTGGTAGCGCGCCACAATGTCGGAGGCAATGTAGCCCAGCGGGTGCCCCACGTGCAGCCCCGCCCCGCTAGGGTAGGGAAACATGTCGAGCACGTAGTACTTGGGCTTGTCAGAGTTATTGTCGGCGCGGAAGGTATGATGCTGCTGCCAGTGGTCTTGCCACTTTTTTTCAAGCTCTTGGGGGCGGTAGGCGGGCATTTCGAAGGCTGGTTATTCGCGCAAAGGTACGCAGCCCCACCACGTAGCCCACGGGGCAGGGTAGGAGAGCCCCGGCATTAAAACGGGCTTAAAAGTCGTTAAAAATCAAATTAAAAAGGCTTTTCAGCCGTAACCAGGGTTGATATTTGCAGCATAATTCATCAAATGCTCATTTTGTAAGAGCACCACGCAGTGCCCGCTTCCGGGCCGGCGGCCGCCATTGGCCGACTGCGGAATGAAGAATGCCCCACCTACTTATGGCCCACCACGCTACTGCCGGCCTGCCACCGCCCACGCCCTGGCAACGCCTCACCCACATGCTCGATACCGAGCGCAGCACCATTCGCTACATCATTTTTTACGCCGTTATCACGGGTGTTATCAGCTTGTCGCTGCCGCTGGGCACGCAGGCAGTATTTAACCTCGTGTCGACGGGCGCCGTGTTCAGCTCCACCTATATACTAGTAGCGGTGGTGGGTGGCGTGCTGCTCGGGGGCATCCTGCTAGTTGGTCAGATTACGCTGGTAGAAGCTATTGAGCAGCGCATTTTTGCCAAGGCGGCCATTGAGTATGCCTACCGGCTGCCGCGCATCAAGCCCGAGGCGCTGGAAGGACTGGACCCCAAGGAGTTGGTCAATCGCTTTTTTGATATCCTGACTATTCAGAAGGGCCTCACCAAGCTGCTGGTCGATGTCATGTTTGCGGTGCTGCAAATCCTGATGGGCGTGATTGTGCTGTCCTTTTACCATCCCATTTTCATTGGGTTTGGGTTGTTTACCATCCTGGCGCTCGGGTTCGTGTATATGCTTAACTACCGGCGGGCGCTGCGCACGAGCATTGAAGAATCGGCCTACAAGTATGAGCTGGTGGCCTGGCTCGAAGAAGTGGCCGGCCGCCTCGACGAGGTGCGTGGCAACGATGCCGAGGAGCACAAGACCCTAGCCCGCGCCGACGAGCTGACGTCGGAATACCTGCACGCGCGCAACCAGCATTTCCAGACCCTCAAGTCGTATTACAACTACGGCATTGCGCTGCGCACCATCCTCACGGCGGGCCTGCTCATTGCGGGCACGCTCTTCGTGGTATCGCGCCAGATGACGCTCGGGCAGTTCGTAGCCGCCGAAGTCATTATCGTGATGATTAGCGGCTCGATAGAAAAGCTGATGACGAGCATTAATACCATTTTTGACGTGCTGACGGCGGTAGAAAAAGTGGCCGCCGTGACTGACCTGCCGCTCGACGAGCATAAAAATACCATCGCCTACGACCATGCTTAACCTCTCGAACCAACACGTGGCCGAGGAGGTGTGGGAGCACGTGCCCCGGCAGTCGCGCCCCGAGCTGCTGCGCACCTACGCCAGCCGCCGGCTAGGCCGCATTTTGCTGGTAATTGGAATAGTCTTCTTGATTATCCTGTTTTTGCCCTGGCGCCAGACCATTTACGGGTCGGGCAGCCTCACCGCGCTCACGCCGCAAGACCGGCCCCAAAACATTCAGAATCAGATAGCGGGCCGCATCGAGCACTGGAACGTGCGCGAGGGCCAGCTCGTGCACCGCGGCGATACGCTGCTCATGCTCTCCGAAATCAAGGACGAGTATTTTGACCCCAACCTGCCCGAGCGCCTGCGCGAGCAGCTAGCCGCCAAGCGCGCCAGCGTGGGGGCATACCAGGCCAAGATAAACGCCACCGACCAGCAGATTGCCGCCCTGCGCGCCACGCTCGACGTGCAGCTCGAATCGGCCGCCAACAAAGTAGCGCAGGCCCAGAACTACCTCAACAGCGACCGCGCCGACCTAGTGGCCGTTACTAACTTCTACGAAACGGCCAAGGCCCGGCTGTTGCGCTACGAGGAAGGCTACAAAAACGGCTTGTTCTCCCTCACCGACATCGAAACGCGCCGCCTCAAGCTGCAGGAAGACCTGGCCAAGGTAACCTCGCAGCGCAACAAGGTGAGCAGCAGCGTGCAAAACCTGGCCAACGCCCGCATCGAGCTGGCCAACCTGCGCGCCAAGTACGGCCAGGACCTGGCCAAGGCTAATTCGGACCGCAGCACGGCCGTGTCGAGCCGCGTGAGCTACGAAGGGGAGGTGGCCGCCACCCGCAATAAAATCGGTAATGTGGAAGTGCGCCGCGGCCTCTACGTGGTGCGCGCCCCCCAAACCGGCTACATCGTGCGCGCCCTCAAGGCCGGCATCGGCGAGACGATAAAGGAGGGCGAAAGCATTGCCACGCTTCAGCCGCAGTCGCCGGCGCTGGCGGCCGAGGTCTACGTGCGGGCGATGGACGTGCCGCTCATTCAGCCCGGCCGCACCGTGCGCCTGCAGTTCGACGGCTTCCCGGCCATCCAGTTTTCGGGCTGGCCCTCGGCGGCCGTGGGCACGTTTGGCGGTGAGGTGACGGTGATTGACGTGGTGAGCAGCCCCGGCGGCAAGTACCGCCTGCTGGTGCGCCCCACTCAGCCCCAGCCCGGCGACCAGCCCTGGCCCAAGCAGCTTCGGCTAGGGTCGGGCGTGCAGGGCTGGGTGATTCTCGACTCGGTACCCGTGTGGTACGAAATCTGGCGGCAGCTCAACGGCTTCCCGCCCACCCTCAGCACCGAGCCCGACGTAGCGCCCGTGAAGGGCGAAGGAAAGGAGAAAAGCAAGTAGTTTATTATGAATAAGTTAGTTGCTTTCTTTGAGCGGGGTAGCTTTTCTCTGGTGCGTACCCCCGCCCCCGGCCCTACGCCGCTTGATGTGGGCCGGGGGTGGGGCGGCGTGCTAGGGCTGCTACTAGGCTGCCTGCTGCTGGCTAGCCCCGCCTGCGCCCAAAACCCGCCGCTGCCGGCCCGGCGCTCGGGCCTGGAGCGCGCCCCGCTGCAAACCACCCAGCTCGACATCATCCGCCCCGCCGACACGGCCAGGGTATTTTCGCTCGAAAACCTGGCCGAGCTGGTGTTTGCCAACCACCCCATCGTGAAGCAGGCGGCCCTGCTCAGCGACGAGGCCCGCGCCCAGGTGCTGCAAGCCCGCGGCGGCTTTGACCCCAAGCTGGGGTCCGATTTTCACCGCAAGCAGTTTGGCGGCACCGATTATTACAACAATTGGCATAACGAGCTGAAGGTACCCATCTGGCCCGGCGGCATTGACCTCAAGGCCAGCTACGACCGCTACGCGGGCACCTACGTGAACCCCGAAAGCCGCACTCCAATGAATGGGCTGGCCGGCGTGGGGGTGTCGGTGCCCATCGGCGCGGGCCTACTCATCGATGCCCGGCGCAGCACCCTGCGCCAGGCCAAAGCCCTGCAGACCGCCGCCGAGGCCGACCGCGTGAAGCAGATAAACGAGGTGTGGCTGCAGGCCGCCAAGGACTACTGGGCCTGGTACTATGCCTATCAGCAGGCCCAACTCATTCGGGAGGGTGTGGCGCTGGCCGACCGGCGCTTTCAGGCCACCGCCCGCCGCGCCCAGCTTGGCGACCAGGCGCCCATCGACTCAGTAGAAGCCCAGATAACCGTGCAGGACCGCCAGGTGCAGGCCGCCCAGCTGCAGGTGGAGGTGCAAAATGCCCGCCTTGTGCTTTCTAATCACCTCTGGAACAAGAACAATCAGCCCGTGGAGCTGCCCGCCTACGCCGCCCCCCAAACCCCCGCGCGCGACACCGTGAGCCGCCAGGAATACCAGCGCCTCGCCAACCTAGCCGCCAGCAGCCACCCCACGCTGCGCAAGCTGGGGGCCAAAATCACCCAGTATAACATCGAGGAGCGCTACCGCCGCGAAATGCTCAAGCCCAAAATCAACCTCAGCGGTACGCTCATCAGCCAGGGCGATTTTTACCGGCCCGAAGTGCCCGGCTACTACGATTTTGGCTGGAATAACCACAAGGTAGGCGTCGATTTTGCCTTTCCGCTCTTCCTGCGGGCCGAGCGCGGCAAGCTCCAATACGCCCGCATTCAAGTGCAGGAAACGGTGCTGGAGCGCCAGCAGAGCCAGCGCACCATCGCCACGCAGGTAAACAACGTCTACAACACCCTGCGCGCCTACGACCAGCAGCTCACCCTGCAGGCCCAGACGGTAGCCAACCAGCGTAAGCTGCTGGCCGCCGAGCTGGCCAAGTTTGAGCTGGGCGAGAGCACCATCTTCCTCATTAATGCCCGCGAGAGCAAGCTCATCGAGTTGCGCATCAAGCAGGAAAGCCTGCGGGCCAGCTACGAAAAAGCGCGCGCCGAGCTGTACTACTACGCCGGCATGCGCTCGGTAGCCGGGGGCGAGTAAGCCGGGGGCTAGCGGGCCGGCATATTGTCTTGCGGCAGTTGCTGCAAAGGCTGGCCAGCCCGCGCGCTACTCGTTAGGCATTCATCTCGGCGCCCTGGGGCATGCCGGTGCCCGTGCCGTACGAGTTGTGAGGCGCGGTGCGGGTGAGCAGGTGGCCATCGGGATGCTTGTTGGGATTCACGCCGTAGGGCTTATTGCCGCATTAGCATCAAGCCCGCGCAGCTTTAGTAAGCAGGTGACATAACCGAGCCTCAAATGAATAATTGATGGATTACTCTGCATTGCGGCCGAGGCTGCCGGCAAGCTGCTGCCAAAGCGTTCAAGCTCGATTAAAGCAGAAAGCGCCGGCTACCTGGGGTAGCCGGCGCTTTTAGAGGTGGATAGCAGCTGGATGAGTTAGCGCCATTTGCCCTGACTCATCCAGCTGCTTTTTCGCGATGCAGGCAGCGTAAGCAGGCCTAGCGCAAAGCCAGTTCGGCGGCTGCCTGCGGCTGCGCTACGCTCTGCAGCGCTTCGGCCAGCAGGCGGTAGGAGTGTACTCGTGCCTCTTGGTCGAAAATATTAGACGTGGCCATCAGTTCATCCACCTGCGTTTCGTGGATAAACTCTTGTAAATCTTGCTGAAGAGTCGCCGGGCTGCCGATAAACGAGTAGGCTAGCATCTGCTGCACGGCGTGCTGCTCGGCGGGCCCCCAGAGCGCGGCCATCGACTCGACGGGCGGTTGCAGCGGGGCCGGGCGGCCCGTAATCACGCTCATCATAAACTGCTGGAGCGAGGTAGAAAGGTAGGTGGCCTGCTCGTCGGTAGCGGCCGCAATCACGTTGACGCAGGCAATGACGTAGGGCTTGGCCAGCGCCTTCGAGGGCCGGAAATTCTGGCGATAAATCTCTAGCGCGGCCAGTAGCTGGCCCGGCGCAAAGTGGCTGGCAAAGGCGTAGGGCAGGCCCAGCGCGGCGGCCAGGTAGGCACTGTCGGTGCTGGAGCCCAGAATGTAAATCGGAATATCGAGTCCTTCGCCGGGAATGGCGCGCACGGCGGCCGTGCTGTTAGCGGCCGAAAAGTAGGTTTGCAGCTGCTGCACTTCGCGCGGAAAATCCTGCGCGCTGCCCATGCGGCCGCCCCGGATGGCCTGGGCCGTGCGCTGGTCGGAGCCGGGCGCACGGCCCAGCCCCAAGTCGATGCGGCCCGGATAAAGCGAGGCCAGCGTACCGATTTGCTCGGCCACCACCAGCGGGGCGTGGTTGGGCAGCATAATGCCACCCGAGCCCACGCGGAGCGTGGTAGTGCCGCCCGCGATGTAGCCAATCAGCACCACCGGCGCCGAACTGGCCACGCTGGCCATATTGTGGTGCTCGGACAGCCAGAAGCGGGTGTAGCCCAGCTTCTCGACCTCCTGGGCCAGGCGCAGGCTGTTGCGAAAGGTATCGGTAGGCGTGGCGTTGGCCAGAATAGGCGCCAAATCCAGCACGGAGAAAGCGACGTTTTTAGCGGAATTTGTCATGATGGAACACGTGGAATAGGAGTTACTGTAACCAAGCTGGTTCGCTAAAAGTTAGTGCGGCTCCCTGTGGCCGCTAGCCATGCCCCCGCCCCCCCGGCGGCGTGGGCGGCTCGACTATCCTGCCGCGCTGCTAGGCGCGGATAGGCGAGTGCCCGCGCAATGAAACTTAGGGCGCGCTCAGGCACTGACTAAACGCCGGCGTGTAAGATTCGGCAGTGGGGCCAACTAATTGATTTATTTGCAGTAGAAGACGGACATTCACTTTTTTAACAGTTTCTTGAAATCGACTATGTTTGCTTCTTTTCTAACCAGGCACCGCGGGGCAGCCCAGGTCATTGCCGGCGTGCTGGCCGTAGCCGGCCTGAGCCAGTGCGGCATCCATGAACAAGTACAACAGGCTAAAGCGTTTAAGAACGTGGACGTGCGGCTGGCATCCATTGACCAGGCTACCGTGGGCGGCGTCAACGTGCTGAACCTGCGCCAGGCCGCCGACCTGGGCACCGCCGAGCGGGCGCTACTGCTGGCGGCCTATACGTCTGGCAACCTGCCCCTGCGCATGCGGGCCAACCTGGAGTTTCGCAACCCCAACAACGAGACGGCTGCTCTTAACGAATTTGACTATATCGCCCTCATCGATGGCAAGGAAGTGGCCAAAGGCCATACTACCCAGCGTATTGAGGTGCCGGCCAATGGCGGCGTAACCACGGCGCCCATTCAGGTAGAAAGCAACCTGCGCCAGGTACTAGGCGACCAAACGGGCGAGAGCCTGGCCAACTTCGCCCTCGGCCTCACCGACCGCGACCGCCAGCCGCTGCGCTTCACGCTCAAGCTCAAGCCCACGTTTATCACTAGCAGCGGCCGCCGCATCTCGCCCCCCGGCTATTCCACGGTCGAGAAAGAATTTACCCCCGCCCAGGCCCTCGACGCCGTGAGTCGCCCCGACTCGGTGCGCCGGCCCTAGCCCGGCTGGCTAGCCTCAACGTAGAAAAGCCGCTTGGTTGCCTGTGCAACCGGACGGCTTTTTTGGTTTAGAACGAACACCTAAGCTGAAGGCTATAGCCTCCGGCATCATAGGCGTGCTCAGCCTCAGCGCGTGCAGGCGTAGCACGGGCTAGCCGAGCGTGCTCCCAAACGCGCGCCAATGTACCATGGCCTAGCGGCCTGGCTAGGGTGTAAATTTGAAGCTCTAAACCTCCGCCGTGGCCCGCATCCCCAAAGAAACCGTTGACCAGATTATCCACACCGCCGACATCCTGGAGGTGGTGGGCGACTACGTGCAGCTCAAGCGCAAGGGCCAGAACTACTGGGCCCCGTGCCCGTTTCACAACGAAAAATCGCCTTCCTTCTCGGTAAACCCGGCCAAGGGGCTCTACAAGTGCTTTGGCTGCGGCAAGGCCGGCGGTATCATCCAGTTTGTGATGGACATCGAGGGCAGCAGTTACCCCGAGGCGCTGCGGGCCTTGGCCAAAAAGTACGGCGTGGCCGTGCCCGAAGAGGAGGAGCGCACCCCCGAAGAGCAGCTAGCCCAGAACGAGCGCGACTCGCAGTACATTGTATCCAACTGGGCCAAAGACTATTACCACGGCCTGTTACTGAAGTCGCAGGAAGGTATGAGCATCGGCTACGGCTACCTTAAGGAGCGCGGCCTGAACCTGACCACCATCCAGACCTTCGAGCTCGGCTACTCGCTCGACCAATTTGAGGGCCTGATGAAAGCCGCCACCGCCGCCGGCCACCAGCTCAAGTACCTCGAAAAAACGGGGCTAGTGGTGAAGCGCGAGGACGACCAGGGCCGCGATACCGGCCGGCGCTACGACCGCTTCCGGGGCCGCGTCATGTTCCCGATTCACAACGTGAGCGGCCGGGTGGTGGGCTTCGGGGCCCGCACCCTGAAGCGCGACGACAAGATGGCGAAGTACTTAAACTCGCCTGAGTCGGAGATTTATCACAAGTCGGACGTGCTTTATGGGCTGTTTCAGGCGCGGCAGGCCATCCGGCACGAAGAGCTGTGCTACCTCGTGGAAGGCTACCTCGACGTGCTGAGCCTGCACCAGGGCGGCATCAAAAACGTGGTGGCCTCGTCGGGCACTTCGCTCACCGAGGGCCAGATTCGGCTCATCAGGCGCTACACCGACAACGTGACGGTGCTCTACGACGGCGACGCGGCCGGTATTAAGGCTAGCCTGCGCGGCATCGATTTGCTGCTCGAAGGCGGCCTGAACGTGCGCGTGGTGCTCTTTCCCGACGGCGACGACCCCGACAGCTACATCCGCAAGGTGGGCGACCAGCGCTTTGCCGACCACGTCGAAAACCACAGCCAGGACTTTATCGCCTTCAAAACCACCCTGGTAGCCCGCGAGGCCAGCCAGGACCCGGTGAAGAAAGCCGAGGCCATCCGCGACGTGCTGCAAAGCATTGCTAAGGTGCCCGACGGCCTCAAGCGCCAGGTGTTTTTGCAGCAAACGGCCAGCGTGTTCGGCTTTGAGGAGCAGGTGATTATCACCGAATACAACAAGCTGCTCAAAACCGCTAGCCCATCCAAAGCCCGCCCCGCCGACGAACCCCGCGAAAGCCGCGCCGCTAGCCCTACCGCCGCGCCGGCGCGCAGC
The genomic region above belongs to Hymenobacter sp. BRD128 and contains:
- a CDS encoding LEA type 2 family protein, coding for MFASFLTRHRGAAQVIAGVLAVAGLSQCGIHEQVQQAKAFKNVDVRLASIDQATVGGVNVLNLRQAADLGTAERALLLAAYTSGNLPLRMRANLEFRNPNNETAALNEFDYIALIDGKEVAKGHTTQRIEVPANGGVTTAPIQVESNLRQVLGDQTGESLANFALGLTDRDRQPLRFTLKLKPTFITSSGRRISPPGYSTVEKEFTPAQALDAVSRPDSVRRP
- a CDS encoding LLM class flavin-dependent oxidoreductase — its product is MTNSAKNVAFSVLDLAPILANATPTDTFRNSLRLAQEVEKLGYTRFWLSEHHNMASVASSAPVVLIGYIAGGTTTLRVGSGGIMLPNHAPLVVAEQIGTLASLYPGRIDLGLGRAPGSDQRTAQAIRGGRMGSAQDFPREVQQLQTYFSAANSTAAVRAIPGEGLDIPIYILGSSTDSAYLAAALGLPYAFASHFAPGQLLAALEIYRQNFRPSKALAKPYVIACVNVIAAATDEQATYLSTSLQQFMMSVITGRPAPLQPPVESMAALWGPAEQHAVQQMLAYSFIGSPATLQQDLQEFIHETQVDELMATSNIFDQEARVHSYRLLAEALQSVAQPQAAAELALR
- the dnaG gene encoding DNA primase; its protein translation is MARIPKETVDQIIHTADILEVVGDYVQLKRKGQNYWAPCPFHNEKSPSFSVNPAKGLYKCFGCGKAGGIIQFVMDIEGSSYPEALRALAKKYGVAVPEEEERTPEEQLAQNERDSQYIVSNWAKDYYHGLLLKSQEGMSIGYGYLKERGLNLTTIQTFELGYSLDQFEGLMKAATAAGHQLKYLEKTGLVVKREDDQGRDTGRRYDRFRGRVMFPIHNVSGRVVGFGARTLKRDDKMAKYLNSPESEIYHKSDVLYGLFQARQAIRHEELCYLVEGYLDVLSLHQGGIKNVVASSGTSLTEGQIRLIRRYTDNVTVLYDGDAAGIKASLRGIDLLLEGGLNVRVVLFPDGDDPDSYIRKVGDQRFADHVENHSQDFIAFKTTLVAREASQDPVKKAEAIRDVLQSIAKVPDGLKRQVFLQQTASVFGFEEQVIITEYNKLLKTASPSKARPADEPRESRAASPTAAPARSYSSEEEAEMAMYGVSSGSEAEVTAGIHPGSNLNADPTELATPLDVLTQCEQAVLRLLVLYGPHEVQPEVTVAHYLLSQLDGTPLRNPLYARLWAECREQFLQGQLPDLRLLAHHEDAGIRSLLADFATERYDLSPNWRIKDIYVPTELNLIQLACDNAILRLNKCHVQRERQQCLAQLQDPRLDQNEQLNALLRYNELTKLDGQLAQMLGTVVARHA